Proteins encoded in a region of the Saccharothrix ecbatanensis genome:
- a CDS encoding RICIN domain-containing protein produces MHIFSVKKFAVAIAVAASAFAASITFVPPAASAATIAVNEQITVLRSWATGRCLDNNFAGNVYTLPCQSGNNFQDWHLIPIPSLGRWLVRNPATGMCLATNRPGAIYTTACIHNWTMHWDIREREPRVYVFRAPVAGQCLDSDRVGNAYTHVCGSNFQDWKNGF; encoded by the coding sequence ATGCACATCTTCTCGGTAAAGAAATTCGCCGTTGCCATTGCCGTCGCGGCGTCGGCGTTCGCCGCGAGCATCACGTTTGTGCCCCCGGCGGCGTCGGCTGCGACCATCGCTGTTAACGAGCAGATCACCGTCTTGCGGAGCTGGGCGACGGGAAGGTGCTTGGACAACAACTTCGCCGGTAACGTGTACACCCTCCCCTGTCAATCCGGGAACAACTTCCAGGACTGGCATCTGATCCCGATCCCAAGCTTGGGTCGCTGGCTGGTGCGAAACCCGGCCACCGGAATGTGTTTGGCCACGAACCGTCCGGGTGCAATTTACACCACTGCTTGCATTCACAATTGGACGATGCACTGGGATATCCGGGAGCGCGAGCCCAGGGTCTATGTCTTCAGGGCTCCGGTAGCGGGCCAGTGCCTCGACAGCGACAGGGTCGGTAACGCGTATACGCACGTATGCGGAAGCAACTTCCAGGACTGGAAGAACGGCTTCTGA
- a CDS encoding ATP-binding protein has protein sequence MLKFAGDLRRLRRSAGSPSYRELGSWANYSAAALSEATAGRRLPSLSLTRAFVRACGGDVGDWTARWRHLAVEPEPADDEPPYVGLRSYQVADAERFFGREAILASLLELVAERPFVGVFGASGSGKSSLLRAGLVAAGGRTAVVVAPGADPVTEVAVRVAALLDRSAVDVRAELAADPAVLRGLLRAAGDDVLLVVDQFEEVFTLCAAPDRSWLVEAITHATSATTRVVIGVRADFYEHCGQHPALVAALHRAQLMVGPMTADELRRIVTEPAAQRGATVEAALLARLVADVAGQPGALPLVSHALVETWQRRRGMTLSLSGYTDAGGVTHALARSADELYEALPDGLRTAARRLFLRLSAPGDGTQDTGRRVRRAEVDTPAALLDRLSAARLIILDQDSVELAHEALLSAWPRLAGWLDEDRDALRAHRRLTEAADTWLAHDRDPDTLYRGARLEQARQLLDRLNAREREFVDASVAAERAHDADRRRALRRLRRLVACLVVLVLVSAGTAVLAVTSQREATRLRNHALSQRAADKAAELLHTNPLDAAVLALAGYRVAPTTEAHDALILADAAIGANANRDNDLGHLIRPPGDRVAITLEADAAQLWARDGSGWRRAGRLKPINFPYLVSADENRVVTRQSSGGDIMWDVTDLDAPRPVPLPPLPLVHSLDTHGDVLTAVVDGEAVVWRSGIETRLPGTGVEAAMPLPDGTGAVIVRRHDGDRRDVEVWTLDGTPHRTAVLMNADAPLEPTIGPAGHVAVVNHTTSRLVVLDVTAPATPLIDVILGPEQRLVTFSADGHAIAATGRDRVSLWDLSRGRALLSLQAQGINFTLTRYHPDSGELHAITAPTDTVWRMDTNFDQVLRRACTRPLTVDWPTHFPDITPPRLCP, from the coding sequence TTGTTGAAATTCGCGGGGGATCTACGGCGCCTGCGCCGCAGCGCCGGTTCGCCCTCCTACCGTGAACTGGGATCGTGGGCGAACTACTCGGCCGCGGCGTTGTCGGAGGCGACGGCGGGCCGCAGATTGCCGAGCCTGAGCCTGACGCGGGCGTTCGTCCGCGCGTGTGGCGGCGACGTCGGCGACTGGACCGCGCGATGGCGGCACCTGGCCGTCGAGCCCGAGCCCGCCGACGACGAGCCGCCGTACGTGGGCCTGCGCAGCTACCAGGTGGCGGACGCCGAACGGTTCTTCGGCCGGGAGGCGATCCTCGCGTCGCTGCTGGAACTCGTGGCGGAACGCCCCTTCGTCGGGGTGTTCGGCGCGTCCGGCTCCGGCAAGTCCTCGCTGCTGCGTGCCGGGCTCGTCGCGGCGGGCGGGCGCACGGCCGTCGTGGTGGCACCGGGAGCGGACCCGGTCACCGAGGTCGCGGTGCGGGTTGCCGCGCTGCTCGACCGGTCTGCCGTCGACGTGCGGGCCGAACTCGCCGCAGACCCGGCGGTCCTGCGCGGGTTGCTCCGCGCGGCAGGGGATGACGTGCTGCTCGTGGTGGACCAGTTCGAGGAGGTCTTCACGCTCTGCGCCGCGCCGGACCGGAGTTGGCTCGTCGAGGCGATCACCCACGCCACATCGGCGACCACTCGCGTGGTGATCGGGGTGCGCGCCGACTTCTACGAGCACTGCGGGCAACACCCGGCACTGGTCGCCGCACTGCACCGGGCTCAGCTCATGGTCGGGCCGATGACCGCCGACGAACTGCGCCGCATCGTGACCGAACCGGCGGCGCAGCGTGGTGCCACCGTGGAGGCGGCGCTGCTGGCCCGGTTGGTCGCCGACGTCGCGGGACAGCCGGGCGCGCTGCCGCTGGTGTCGCACGCGCTCGTGGAGACGTGGCAACGGCGTCGCGGCATGACGCTGTCGCTGTCGGGCTACACGGACGCGGGCGGCGTCACGCACGCCCTGGCAAGGTCGGCGGACGAGCTCTACGAGGCACTGCCCGACGGGCTGCGCACGGCGGCACGGCGGTTGTTCCTGCGGCTGAGCGCTCCGGGTGACGGCACCCAGGACACCGGCAGGCGGGTGCGGCGAGCCGAGGTCGACACACCCGCCGCGCTGCTCGACCGGCTGTCGGCGGCCCGGCTGATCATCCTCGACCAAGACAGCGTCGAGCTCGCGCACGAGGCGTTGCTGAGTGCGTGGCCGCGGCTCGCGGGCTGGCTCGACGAGGACCGCGACGCGCTGCGGGCGCACCGCAGGCTGACCGAGGCGGCCGACACGTGGCTGGCGCACGACCGCGACCCGGACACCCTCTACCGCGGTGCGCGGCTGGAGCAGGCGCGGCAGCTGCTCGACCGGCTCAACGCGCGCGAGCGGGAGTTCGTCGACGCCTCGGTAGCCGCCGAGCGTGCCCACGACGCAGACCGCAGGCGCGCCTTGCGCCGGCTGCGCCGACTGGTCGCGTGTCTGGTGGTGCTGGTCCTGGTGTCCGCGGGCACCGCCGTGCTGGCCGTGACCTCGCAACGGGAGGCGACGCGGTTACGCAACCACGCCCTGTCACAACGGGCGGCCGACAAAGCAGCCGAGCTGCTGCACACCAACCCACTCGACGCGGCCGTCCTCGCACTCGCCGGCTACCGCGTGGCGCCGACAACCGAAGCTCACGACGCCCTCATCCTGGCCGACGCCGCCATCGGCGCGAACGCGAACCGCGACAACGACCTGGGGCATTTGATCCGGCCACCCGGCGACCGGGTCGCGATCACGCTGGAGGCCGACGCGGCGCAACTGTGGGCGCGGGACGGCTCAGGGTGGCGGCGTGCGGGACGCCTGAAACCGATCAACTTCCCCTACCTGGTCAGCGCCGACGAAAACCGGGTGGTCACCAGGCAATCCAGTGGCGGAGACATCATGTGGGACGTCACCGATCTCGACGCACCCAGGCCGGTGCCGCTGCCACCGCTGCCACTCGTGCACAGCCTGGACACGCACGGCGATGTACTCACGGCTGTGGTCGACGGCGAAGCCGTGGTGTGGCGCTCCGGAATCGAGACGCGCCTCCCGGGGACAGGTGTCGAAGCCGCCATGCCGTTGCCCGACGGAACCGGCGCAGTGATAGTCCGCCGCCACGACGGCGACCGCCGCGACGTCGAAGTGTGGACGCTGGACGGCACACCGCACCGAACCGCCGTCCTCATGAATGCCGACGCGCCACTTGAGCCGACCATCGGCCCGGCAGGCCATGTCGCGGTGGTCAACCACACCACGTCACGTCTGGTCGTGCTGGACGTCACCGCGCCTGCCACACCACTTATCGACGTCATACTCGGACCGGAACAACGCCTTGTCACGTTCTCGGCCGACGGACACGCGATCGCCGCGACGGGCCGGGACCGGGTGTCGCTGTGGGACCTGTCACGCGGCCGTGCGCTGCTTTCGCTGCAGGCACAGGGAATCAATTTCACTCTCACCCGCTACCACCCCGACAGCGGTGAGCTGCACGCGATCACGGCCCCCACGGACACGGTGTGGCGCATGGACACGAACTTCGACCAGGTGCTCCGCAGGGCGTGCACACGACCGCTCACCGTCGACTGGCCCACCCACTTCCCCGACATCACCCCGCCGCGGCTGTGTCCATGA
- a CDS encoding alpha/beta fold hydrolase, which yields MATFVLVPGAWLGAWAWEETARALRERGHTAVAVTLTGLAERADLGGPQTNLSTHISDITDLVERQDLRDITLVAHSYAAAPVTGSAGRLGHRLERVVYVDSAPFASGMCMLDLMPPQVADQLRQQVNALGDGWQLAMPPIDILGMSSSLDGLDEPELERLLARATPHPFGTYTQRLADPADPGPGVDRVLIACHDFKALLDAGIPMLAYLNQPPWRRFDLPTGHWPMLSAPAELADLLDAAVS from the coding sequence ATGGCTACCTTCGTATTGGTTCCCGGCGCCTGGCTCGGGGCATGGGCTTGGGAAGAGACTGCTCGCGCTCTGCGGGAGCGCGGCCACACCGCGGTAGCGGTGACGCTGACGGGCTTGGCCGAGCGCGCCGACCTGGGCGGTCCTCAGACGAACCTGAGCACCCACATCAGCGACATCACCGATCTGGTCGAGCGGCAGGACCTGCGTGACATCACCTTGGTCGCCCACAGCTACGCCGCCGCTCCGGTCACCGGGTCCGCGGGACGCCTCGGCCACCGGCTGGAGCGCGTGGTCTACGTGGACAGCGCCCCGTTCGCCTCAGGCATGTGCATGCTCGACCTCATGCCACCGCAGGTAGCCGACCAGCTGCGTCAGCAGGTCAACGCGCTCGGCGACGGGTGGCAGCTGGCAATGCCGCCGATCGACATTCTCGGCATGTCCAGCAGCCTCGACGGACTCGACGAGCCCGAGCTGGAGCGTCTGCTCGCGCGTGCCACCCCGCATCCGTTCGGCACCTACACCCAGCGCCTCGCCGACCCTGCCGACCCTGGTCCCGGCGTGGACCGCGTCCTGATCGCCTGCCACGACTTCAAGGCCCTGCTCGATGCCGGGATTCCGATGCTCGCCTACCTGAACCAGCCGCCATGGCGGCGTTTCGACTTGCCCACGGGGCACTGGCCGATGCTCTCGGCGCCCGCCGAACTAGCCGACCTGCTCGACGCGGCCGTCTCCTGA
- a CDS encoding HTH domain-containing protein, whose amino-acid sequence MIHVPSPHPCADAAGTPPVHARLTGAELADRLGTDVRTVRRYTAHLRDLGIPVEAERGRYGGYRLARGYRMPPLVLINDEALAVVLGLVAAERLGMGTAVPASAGALAKIERVLPQALREPLAAIRESLAFTGNAVIGQAPGAGILLALAQAAVGIDIAVVDRGRPAASPSPVPNVTTRSPTAPPGGSRGGRPPAFDEERYKRRNVVERCFNRLKQFRGLATRYAKRAAYYQAELTIAAIVL is encoded by the coding sequence GTGATCCACGTCCCATCCCCTCACCCGTGTGCTGACGCTGCTGGAACTCCTCCAGTCCACGCCCGACTCACCGGAGCCGAACTGGCCGACCGCCTCGGCACCGACGTCCGCACCGTGCGCCGATACACCGCGCACCTGCGGGACCTCGGTATCCCTGTGGAGGCAGAACGCGGCCGCTACGGCGGCTACCGACTGGCCCGCGGATACCGAATGCCCCCATTGGTCCTCATCAACGACGAGGCACTTGCCGTTGTCCTGGGCCTGGTCGCCGCGGAACGCCTCGGCATGGGCACCGCGGTGCCGGCCAGTGCTGGCGCCCTTGCGAAGATCGAGCGGGTGCTGCCGCAGGCGCTGCGCGAACCGCTCGCCGCCATCCGCGAATCCCTCGCATTCACCGGCAACGCCGTCATCGGGCAAGCCCCAGGGGCCGGCATTCTGCTCGCCCTGGCCCAAGCCGCCGTAGGGATCGACATCGCGGTTGTGGACCGCGGACGGCCCGCCGCATCACCTTCACCTGTCCCGAACGTAACGACCAGATCGCCCACCGCGCCACCCGGGGGCTCACGCGGCGGACGACCACCGGCCTTCGACGAGGAGCGCTACAAGCGGCGCAACGTGGTCGAACGCTGCTTCAACCGCCTCAAGCAGTTCCGAGGCCTGGCCACCCGCTATGCCAAACGAGCCGCCTACTACCAGGCCGAACTCACCATCGCCGCCATCGTCCTCTGA
- a CDS encoding SMI1/KNR4 family protein produces MSIRWTWAEDERTPAPPLSAAEVAEAEAELKISFPDEYREFLLHVSAGNGRVRRLARGPDGWRWDSDTETDLEMLPTPFPDQDSVERWWAEHDAREPDRDDPSWDAWDREGEELGRRWGAGAVCLQDYGCGFCVLLVVTGPSRGTVWFDRRSACDDIVPLRSEDGRPVGFAEWLASPWRHWFDRAVRRHTAPG; encoded by the coding sequence GTGAGCATCCGGTGGACCTGGGCCGAGGACGAGCGCACGCCCGCGCCGCCGCTGAGCGCCGCGGAAGTCGCCGAAGCCGAGGCGGAGCTGAAGATCAGCTTCCCGGACGAGTACCGGGAATTCCTGCTCCACGTGAGCGCGGGCAACGGACGGGTGCGGCGGTTGGCCCGCGGACCGGACGGGTGGCGCTGGGACAGCGACACCGAGACCGACCTGGAGATGCTGCCGACCCCGTTCCCGGACCAGGACTCGGTCGAGCGCTGGTGGGCCGAGCACGACGCGCGGGAGCCGGACCGGGACGACCCTTCCTGGGACGCGTGGGACCGGGAAGGCGAGGAACTGGGGCGGCGGTGGGGTGCGGGAGCCGTGTGCCTGCAGGACTACGGGTGCGGTTTCTGCGTCCTGCTCGTGGTCACGGGGCCGTCCCGGGGCACCGTGTGGTTCGACCGGCGGTCCGCCTGCGACGACATCGTGCCGCTGCGGTCCGAGGACGGGCGGCCGGTCGGGTTCGCCGAGTGGCTTGCGTCCCCGTGGCGGCACTGGTTCGACCGGGCCGTCCGCCGGCACACCGCACCCGGCTGA
- a CDS encoding DUF6247 family protein, giving the protein MPELDEALAAITGRATTRRPNDISSYTRSEIDRTPEAIRAALLPEERDAFDADCRHALGQAVEHSDGGMSSRSLGTSRALCTVRSCSSCSRRAAPAVWDWRGSQHLASIYGAATTGWPVPGRPARRSGSCWSCRFVAASGGRVRCWPVRRSRSTATGRCPW; this is encoded by the coding sequence ATGCCGGAACTGGACGAAGCGCTAGCCGCAATTACCGGGCGGGCAACGACGCGTCGACCGAACGACATTTCGTCCTACACGCGGTCGGAGATCGACAGGACTCCCGAGGCGATCCGCGCAGCGCTGCTGCCCGAGGAACGCGACGCCTTCGACGCCGACTGCCGCCACGCCTTGGGTCAGGCCGTGGAGCACTCTGATGGTGGCATGTCGTCTCGATCATTGGGAACATCGAGGGCCCTGTGTACCGTTCGTTCCTGTTCGAGCTGTTCGCGCAGGGCAGCGCCAGCCGTCTGGGACTGGCGAGGATCGCAACACTTGGCCTCGATCTACGGCGCTGCAACCACGGGCTGGCCGGTACCTGGTAGACCTGCGCGCCGTAGCGGGTCGTGCTGGTCGTGTCGGTTCGTCGCGGCATCCGGTGGGAGGGTCCGTTGTTGGCCAGTTCGACGGAGTAGATCGACAGCGACGGGACGTTGCCCCTGGTGA